From Amycolatopsis sp. WQ 127309:
TCCCGGCGCGCGTGCGCGGGTCCGGCATCACGCCGTCCGGGCCCGGTGCCGGCCGGACGGCCAGCGCGGCCCGCGCCAGGTCGGTCACCTCCGCCGGGTCGACCGTCGAGCTGGCCGCGTACTCGGCGTCCTGGTAGCCGATCACGCGGTTGCTCCAGTCGTACATCAGCCGCCGGTCGCGCTCCGGCACGCCGAACACCGCGGCCAGCGTGCGCAGCGGCAGGTCGGCCGCGACCTTCGCGAAGTCGCACCCGCCCTGGCCGGCGACGTCGGCGACGAGCTCCCGCGCCGACGTCTCTATCTGCTCGGTCAGCTTCGCGATCGCGCGCGCCGTGAACGCCTTGGTCAGCAGCCCGCGCAGCCGGCCGTGCTCCGGCGGGTCCATGTTGAGCATCATCCGGCGCACGTACGCGAGGTCGGCGCCCGCCGGGTCGCGGATCTGCGTGCCGCCGAGCTGGGAAGAGAACCGGCCCGGGTCGCGCAGCACCGTGCGGACGTCGGCGTGGCCCAGCACGGCCCAGAAGTCGTCGACGCGCACCACCGGCGTCTCGCGCCGCAGCCGCGCCAGCTCGTCGTACGGGACGCCCCGCACGTAGCCGTCCGGATCGGTGATCCCCACGCGCCCGACCCTAGCCCGGCGCCACGACGTAGGGGAGGCTGCTGCGATGGACACGCTGAACATGCGCACCGGCGGCGAGGGCGAACCGGCCATCCTCTTCCTGCACGGGCTCGGCGCGACCGGCGCCGTGTGGGCCCACCTGACCGAAGCGGTCCCGCGGCGCGTGCTGGTGCCCGACCTGCCCGGCCACGGCCTGTCGGCCCCGCTGCCGCACTACAGCTTCGAGACGCTCACGGCCGCCGTCGCGCGGGCGCTGCCGGACAAGAAGCCGCTGGTCGTCGTCGGCCACTCGCTCGGCGGGGTGCTCGCGCTCGAGCTCGCCTCGGGTAAGTACGACGTCGAGGTCGCCGGGGTGCTGGCGCTGGGCGTGAAGGTCGAGTGGAGCCAGGACGACCTGGGGCGGGCGGCGTCGTTCGCCGTGCGGCCGCCGCGGGTGTTCGAGACCCAGGCCGACGCCGACCAGGCGTACCTGAAGGTCTCGGGGCTGCTCGGGATCGCGCCCGCCGACCCGGCCGGGCTCCGCGAGACGGAGGGAGGTTGGCGTCTCGCGATGGACCCGGCCGCGTTCGGCGTGGGCGCTCCGGACATGCCTGCCCTGCTCGCCGCGGCGCGGTGCCCGGTCGTGCTGGCGGCGGGCGAGCACGACCCGATGAGCCGCCGGGAGCAGCTGCGCGTCCTGGCCCCGGACTCGGTCACCCTCGCCGGTCTGGGGCACAACGCCCACGTCGAGGACCCGGCCGCCGTGCGCGCTCTGCTCGAGCGCCTCGGCGTCTGAAGCCCGCGGGTGCAGCCGTCGTACCCCACGCGACGGCTGAACCGCGAACCCCTCGCCACCACCGGACCCGCACAGCCTAGAAAGGCTCGGTGGACGAACGGCTGTACTCGACCCGAATGCGCGGTCACCCCCTGTCACCTGCGAAAACAGGGATCTTCGCCGTTCGGTGGTACAGCGGAACCGGCACGTTGGCGATGCTGGAGGGGTACGTTCGGCGCGAGGGGCACGCGGGGAAGGACGCTTGTGGACGATGGCCTGCCGTTCGCCGGATGGCTGCGCGACGAGCGGGTGCGCGCCGGGCTGACCCAGGCGGAGCTCGCCGGACGCGCCGGGCTGAGCCTGCGCGCGATCCGCAACGCCGAGCGCGGCAGCGTTCGGCGGCCCCGGCCGGAGACCGAGCGGCGGCTGCGGGAAGCGCTGGCCGAGGCGCCGCCGGAGCCGGTGCGGATCGACGTGCTCGGGCCGCTGGCCGTCCGCTTCGGTGACCGTCCCGTCGAGATCGGCGCGGAGAAGCAACGCCTGCTGCTCGCGCTGCTCGCCCTGCAGCCGAACCGGACCGTGCGGCGCGAGGACCTCGTCGACGTCATCTGGGACGAGCCGCCGCCGTCGTGCCTGGAGCTGGTCCACACCTACGTCGCGCGGCTGCGGCGGGCGCTGCGCCCGGCCGGCCTGATCACCACCGACAAGGGCGGCTACCGGCTGTCCGTCGGCGCGGACGAGCTCGACCTCCTGCGCTTCGACGCGCTGGTGGAGCGGGCCGAACGGGAGCCCGAGGCGGCCGAAGAGGCCTACCGCGACGCGCTGGCGCTGTGGCGCGGCCCGGCACTCGCCGACGTCGAACGGCTCCGCCAGCACCCGGTCCGGCTGGCGCTCGCGATGCGGCGGGCGCAGGCCGTGCTGGCCTACGCCGGAGCCGCGGCGGCGCACCCCGAGGACGCGGCCGTGCAGCTGCGGGCGCTGACCGCGGAGGAGCCGCTGAACGAGTCGGCGCACGCCCGGCTGATGCTGGCGCTGGCCGCGTCCGGGCGGCAGGCCGCCGCGCTGGGCGTCTTCGACGAGGTCCGGCGGCGGCTGGCCGACGAGCTGGGCATCGAACCCGGCCCGGAGCTGCGCGAGGCGCAGCGCCAGGTGCTGCGGCAGGACTTCGGCGCCCCGGAGCAGCCGGCCTCGGTGCCCGCGCAGCTGCCCGCGGACGTCCACGGGTTCCGCGGGCGCACGGCCCAGCTCGGCGAGCTGGACGCGCTCCTGCGCCGCGGCGAGGCCGACACCGGCGCGCGCATCGCCGTGCTGTCCGGGACGGCGGGCGTCGGCAAGACGGCGCTGGCCGTGCGCTGGGCGCGGCGGGCGCGGGCGGAGTTCCCCGACGGCCAGCTGTACGTCGACCTGCGGGGCTACGGCACGGTCCGGCCGGTGGAGCCCGGCGACGCGCTGTCCGGCTTCCTGCGCGCGCTCGGCGTCGACGGCGCGGACATCCCCGCCGAGCCCGACGAACGGGCCGCCAAGTTCCGCACGGTGCTCGACGGCCGGCGGATGGTGCTGCTGCTGGACAACGCCGGGTCGGTCGGCCAGGTCCGCCCGCTGCTGCCCGGCTCGCCGTCCTGCCTGGTGCTCGTGACCAGCCGGGACGCGCTGCCGGGGCTGGTCGCCCGCGACGGCGCTCGCCGCGTGCTCGTCGACCTGCTGACCGACACCGAGGCCCGGGACCTGCTGCGGACCCTGGTCGGGCGGCGCGTCGACGACGAACAGGCGGCCACCTCGGCGCTGATCGGCTACTCGGCCCGGCTGCCGCTGGCGTTGCGGCTGGTCGCGGAGCTGGCGCTGAGCCGCCCGGGGGAGCGGCTGACGGCGCTGGAAGCCGAGCTGGCCGACGAGCGGCGGCGCCTGGACCTGCTCGACGGCGGCGGTGACCCGCTGACGGCGGTCCGCGCGGTGTTCTCGTGGTCCTACCGGCACCTGGCGGCCGACGCCGCGCGCGTGTTCCGGCTCTGCGGCCTGCACCCGGGCCGCGACCTGACCCCCGCCGCGATCGCCGCGCTCGCGCGGCTCCCGCTGCCGGAGGCCGAGCGGCTGACCGGCTCGCTCGTGCGGGCCCACCTCGCGCAGGAGACCGGCCACGACCGCGTCCAGCTGCACGACTTGCTGCGCGTCTACGCCGCCGAGCTGGCGGCCGAGGAGCCGGGCGAGAGCCACGACGCCCAGGAGCGGCTGTTCGACTTCTACGTCCGATCGGCCGCGCAGGCCATGGACGTCGTCCTGCCGCTGGAACGCCACCTGCGCCCGCAGGTGCCGGACCCGGACGTCAAGGTGCTCGACGCGCCGGCGTGGCTGGAGGCCGAGCGCCGCAACCTGCTGGCCGTCGCGGCGCACGCGACCCGGCACGGCCGCCCGGAGCACCTGCGGCTGCTGTCCGGGATCCTGTGGCACTACCTCGACGTCGGCGGCTACCACGAGGAATCGCTGGTACTGCACACCCACGCGTCCGTGCTGGCCCAGGACTCCGGCGACCGGGCGGCCGAAGCCGACCCGCTGACGCTCATCGCGCTGGGCCACTGGCGGGTCGGCCGGTCCCGGGAAGCCGTGCGGTACCTGGAAGAAGCGCTCGTCATCGTCCGCGAGTCCGGCAACCGGGTGACGGAGGTCCACGTGCTCAACACCCTCGGCCTGGCCTGCCGCGCGCTGGGCCGGTTCGCCGAGGGCATCGGCTACTCGACGGAAGCCCTGGCCCTGGCCCGGAAATCCGGCGATCAGACGAGCGAAGGCCTGGTGCTGGTGGTGCTCGGCTGCACCTGCCGCGGCATCGGCCGCTACGGCGAAGCGATCGGCTACCTGGGTGAAGCCCTGGACCTCGCGCGGGAGATCGCCGACCGCACGAGCGAGGGCTACGCGCTGGTGAACATCGGCGACGCGCTGTCGGCGCTGGGGCGTTACGACGAGGCCGTCGCCTCGATTTCGGCGGGACTGGAGCACTTCCGCGCGATGGGCGTGCGCGTCAGCGAGGGGTACGCGCTGGGCATCCTCGGCGACATCGAGCACGCGCGCGGCCGGTACGCCGAAGCCGAGGCGCACCTGGAGCGGGCGCTGGAACTCGCGCAGGAGACCGGCAGCCCGACCAACCGCAGTGTCGCGCTCAAGCACCTGGGCGACGTCCGGCTCGGGCAAGACCGGCACGACGAAGCGGCCCAGCACCTCGAAGAGGCACTGGGCATCGCTCGTGAATGCGGGGATCTCGGCGTGCAGTCCCGCGTGCTGAACAGTCTCGGCTTCGTCGCCATCGCGCGTGGCCGCGACGACCAGGCGCTGACGTACCACCGTGAAGCCCTTGCCGCGGCGAAGGAAACGGGCTGCCTGCCGGAGCAGGGCCGGGCTCACCGCGGGCTCGGCGACGTCCACTGTGGACTGAGTGATCCGGACGCCGCGCGCGAACACTGGGCCCGCGCCTTGGATTGTTACGCCGCGGAACGGGTTCCCGGCGCGATCCTGGTCCGGGAACGGCTGGCCCGCGTCGCGGAGTAGTGCCGCTCTTCGGCGACCAGGTCGCCTTCGAGGCGCTGGGCGTCGCGGTCGTAGACGTCCATGCTGCCGGCCAGCCGGTTGCGCGGGTACGGACGGCGGCGGTAAGCGTGATCCAGTGCCCAGACGAGGAGTCCGGCGGCGACGAGAACGGCGATGATCATGACGCTCCTCCCGGAGTTCGATGTGCTGTTGCCTTGTAGAACGCGTAATGGAACGTCCCGTATTCCCTTGTGGTGCGGTAAAGATCGGCTACGCCGCGGTTCCACTCGGATGCCGTAGTGAGCCCGCGCGCGATGGCGTCCTCCTCGACGCCTTCGACCATCGCGATGAACGTGTCCCGGGTGAACCCGGCGACCAGGCCGGGCCGGGACGCGTCGACGTAGACGGTCCGGGGTTCGACGGCGACGTCGTCGAACCCGGCGCCGGCGAGCAGCGGGTAGAGGCGGCGGCCGAGGAGCGCGTCACCGCCGGCGTCGGCCTGCAGCCGGACGAGGCAGTCGATGGCGGCTTGGGCGTGCTCGCTGCGCGGGTGGAAGAACGCCGAGCCGTGGTCGCCTTCGACCACCGTGATGGTGCCGCCCGGGCGGAGCAGGGTTTTCAGGTGCGCCAACGCTTTCCCGGGTTCGGGGAGGTGTTCGAGCACGAAGCAGACGAAGATGTGGTCGAAGGTCTCGTCGACGTCGAACAGGTCGGCCCGCCGCCAGTCGACGTCGGCGCCGACCTTCGCTTTCGCTTGCGCCAACGACGCCGCCGAGACGTCGATCGCGGTCAGGTGCGCGCCCGGGCTGCGGGCGACGAGGTGGCCGGTCTGGGCGCCGACGCCGCAGCCGACCTCCAGGACGCGGCTGCCCGCGGGGTAGGTCGTCCCGGCGTGCAGCAGCTCGGCCAGGGTGTCGGCCTGGTCGCCGAGGCGGCGGGCCTCGGGCTCGGCGTATCCGTGCACGTAACTGGTGTCCATGAACCCAGCGTGCT
This genomic window contains:
- a CDS encoding tetratricopeptide repeat protein, whose product is MDDGLPFAGWLRDERVRAGLTQAELAGRAGLSLRAIRNAERGSVRRPRPETERRLREALAEAPPEPVRIDVLGPLAVRFGDRPVEIGAEKQRLLLALLALQPNRTVRREDLVDVIWDEPPPSCLELVHTYVARLRRALRPAGLITTDKGGYRLSVGADELDLLRFDALVERAEREPEAAEEAYRDALALWRGPALADVERLRQHPVRLALAMRRAQAVLAYAGAAAAHPEDAAVQLRALTAEEPLNESAHARLMLALAASGRQAAALGVFDEVRRRLADELGIEPGPELREAQRQVLRQDFGAPEQPASVPAQLPADVHGFRGRTAQLGELDALLRRGEADTGARIAVLSGTAGVGKTALAVRWARRARAEFPDGQLYVDLRGYGTVRPVEPGDALSGFLRALGVDGADIPAEPDERAAKFRTVLDGRRMVLLLDNAGSVGQVRPLLPGSPSCLVLVTSRDALPGLVARDGARRVLVDLLTDTEARDLLRTLVGRRVDDEQAATSALIGYSARLPLALRLVAELALSRPGERLTALEAELADERRRLDLLDGGGDPLTAVRAVFSWSYRHLAADAARVFRLCGLHPGRDLTPAAIAALARLPLPEAERLTGSLVRAHLAQETGHDRVQLHDLLRVYAAELAAEEPGESHDAQERLFDFYVRSAAQAMDVVLPLERHLRPQVPDPDVKVLDAPAWLEAERRNLLAVAAHATRHGRPEHLRLLSGILWHYLDVGGYHEESLVLHTHASVLAQDSGDRAAEADPLTLIALGHWRVGRSREAVRYLEEALVIVRESGNRVTEVHVLNTLGLACRALGRFAEGIGYSTEALALARKSGDQTSEGLVLVVLGCTCRGIGRYGEAIGYLGEALDLAREIADRTSEGYALVNIGDALSALGRYDEAVASISAGLEHFRAMGVRVSEGYALGILGDIEHARGRYAEAEAHLERALELAQETGSPTNRSVALKHLGDVRLGQDRHDEAAQHLEEALGIARECGDLGVQSRVLNSLGFVAIARGRDDQALTYHREALAAAKETGCLPEQGRAHRGLGDVHCGLSDPDAAREHWARALDCYAAERVPGAILVRERLARVAE
- a CDS encoding methyltransferase; this translates as MDTSYVHGYAEPEARRLGDQADTLAELLHAGTTYPAGSRVLEVGCGVGAQTGHLVARSPGAHLTAIDVSAASLAQAKAKVGADVDWRRADLFDVDETFDHIFVCFVLEHLPEPGKALAHLKTLLRPGGTITVVEGDHGSAFFHPRSEHAQAAIDCLVRLQADAGGDALLGRRLYPLLAGAGFDDVAVEPRTVYVDASRPGLVAGFTRDTFIAMVEGVEEDAIARGLTTASEWNRGVADLYRTTREYGTFHYAFYKATAHRTPGGAS
- a CDS encoding alpha/beta fold hydrolase; the encoded protein is MDTLNMRTGGEGEPAILFLHGLGATGAVWAHLTEAVPRRVLVPDLPGHGLSAPLPHYSFETLTAAVARALPDKKPLVVVGHSLGGVLALELASGKYDVEVAGVLALGVKVEWSQDDLGRAASFAVRPPRVFETQADADQAYLKVSGLLGIAPADPAGLRETEGGWRLAMDPAAFGVGAPDMPALLAAARCPVVLAAGEHDPMSRREQLRVLAPDSVTLAGLGHNAHVEDPAAVRALLERLGV